In one window of Williamwhitmania taraxaci DNA:
- a CDS encoding 4Fe-4S dicluster domain-containing protein, whose amino-acid sequence MAKVRGAIVVDTEKCKGCGLCVVACPTKVISLAKEVNSKGYNYAYMANPESCVGCTSCGLVCPDSAITVYKVKAVEA is encoded by the coding sequence ATGGCAAAAGTAAGAGGAGCAATTGTAGTGGACACTGAGAAATGCAAAGGCTGTGGCCTTTGTGTTGTTGCTTGTCCCACAAAAGTGATTAGTCTAGCAAAGGAAGTAAACTCAAAGGGTTACAACTATGCATATATGGCTAACCCTGAAAGTTGCGTAGGTTGTACCAGCTGCGGTTTGGTATGTCCCGATAGCGCAATTACGGTTTATAAGGTAAAAGCTGTAGAAGCTTAG
- a CDS encoding 3-methyl-2-oxobutanoate dehydrogenase subunit VorB yields MGDLRLMKGNEVIAEAAIRCGCDGYFGYPITPQSEVMETLMIRRPWEETGMVVLQAESETSSINMLYGGAACGKKVFTSSSSPGISLMCEGLTYLAGAELPCLVVNVVRGGPGLGTIQPAQSDYFQAVKGGGHGDYKLIVLAPASVQEMNDFVDLGFELAFKYRNPAMILTDGVIGQMMEKVELSDFKPRWTEAEIDKLHGSWATTGKKANRDRHIITSLELDSSRQEVFNHKLQAKYRTIEENEVRFEKIMCDDADYLFVAYGSSARICSKAVEIAREEGIKVGLLRPITLFPYPTKAIQAMCGQLKGVLAVEMSAGQMVEDVRLAVNGKVPVEHYGRLGGMIPNPNEVVDALKKQIINGGK; encoded by the coding sequence ATGGGAGATTTAAGGTTAATGAAGGGGAATGAGGTAATCGCTGAGGCAGCCATCCGCTGCGGATGCGACGGCTATTTTGGCTACCCAATCACCCCTCAATCCGAGGTTATGGAAACCCTCATGATACGCCGTCCATGGGAAGAGACCGGCATGGTTGTTCTTCAGGCAGAGAGTGAGACTTCATCCATCAACATGCTATACGGCGGTGCCGCTTGTGGAAAAAAGGTATTTACCTCTTCTTCGAGCCCCGGAATCAGTCTTATGTGCGAAGGGCTTACTTACCTTGCTGGTGCTGAACTGCCTTGCCTTGTTGTAAACGTAGTGCGTGGCGGCCCAGGTCTTGGAACGATTCAGCCTGCTCAAAGTGACTACTTTCAGGCTGTAAAAGGCGGTGGTCATGGCGATTACAAGTTAATTGTTTTAGCCCCTGCATCGGTTCAGGAGATGAACGACTTTGTAGATCTTGGTTTCGAACTAGCATTCAAATACCGCAATCCCGCAATGATCCTTACCGATGGGGTAATTGGTCAGATGATGGAAAAGGTTGAACTAAGCGATTTTAAGCCACGCTGGACTGAAGCCGAAATTGATAAGTTACATGGCAGTTGGGCTACTACAGGAAAGAAGGCAAACCGTGACCGCCACATAATAACTTCACTTGAACTAGACTCAAGTCGCCAAGAAGTATTCAACCATAAGTTGCAGGCTAAATATCGCACTATCGAAGAGAACGAAGTTCGCTTCGAAAAAATCATGTGTGACGATGCTGATTACCTGTTCGTTGCTTACGGTTCATCGGCTCGTATCTGCTCCAAAGCAGTAGAAATTGCGCGCGAGGAAGGCATTAAAGTTGGTTTGTTGCGTCCAATTACTCTTTTCCCATACCCAACCAAAGCAATTCAAGCGATGTGTGGTCAACTGAAGGGGGTACTTGCAGTAGAAATGAGCGCCGGCCAAATGGTTGAGGACGTTAGACTTGCTGTAAACGGTAAGGTTCCTGTTGAGCATTATGGCCGTCTTGGTGGTATGATTCCAAACCCCAATGAGGTAGTTGATGCACTGAAGAAACAAATTATCAACGGAGGAAAGTAG
- a CDS encoding thiamine pyrophosphate-dependent enzyme gives MDIKDIIKPENLAYSKTKILTDNVMHYCPGCTHGVVHKIIAEVIDEMGIQDKTIGVSPVGCSVFAYNYLDIDWQQAAHGRAPAVATATKRLYPEKNVFTYQGDGDLASIGTAEIMHACNRGENITVVFINNAIYGMTGGQMAPTTLIGMKTATTPYGRTVELNGHPLKITELIAQLPGTCYVTRQSAHTPGSVRKTKKAIQKAFENSANKKGTSFIEVVGTCSSGWKLSPVKSNEWMVANMFPAYPLGDMKDE, from the coding sequence ATGGATATAAAGGATATTATTAAGCCAGAGAATCTGGCTTACAGTAAAACCAAGATTTTAACTGATAATGTAATGCACTACTGTCCTGGATGTACCCATGGCGTGGTTCATAAGATTATTGCTGAGGTAATTGACGAAATGGGAATTCAGGATAAAACCATTGGCGTTTCGCCAGTAGGATGCTCTGTATTTGCATACAACTATCTCGATATCGATTGGCAGCAAGCAGCTCACGGACGTGCACCTGCTGTTGCAACAGCAACCAAGCGGTTATACCCCGAAAAGAATGTATTCACCTACCAAGGCGATGGCGATTTAGCTTCCATTGGAACTGCGGAAATTATGCATGCTTGCAACCGTGGTGAAAACATTACCGTAGTGTTCATTAACAACGCTATTTACGGTATGACAGGTGGTCAAATGGCTCCAACTACCTTAATCGGTATGAAAACGGCTACGACTCCTTATGGTCGTACTGTTGAGTTGAATGGTCACCCGCTAAAAATCACTGAGCTTATTGCACAGCTTCCCGGTACCTGTTATGTAACGCGTCAGTCGGCACATACTCCCGGAAGTGTACGCAAAACCAAGAAGGCTATTCAAAAGGCTTTTGAAAACTCAGCCAATAAGAAGGGCACCTCTTTTATTGAGGTGGTTGGTACCTGCAGTTCCGGTTGGAAACTTTCGCCGGTTAAATCGAACGAGTGGATGGTGGCAAATATGTTCCCCGCATACCCACTGGGCGATATGAAGGATGAATAG
- a CDS encoding 2-oxoacid:acceptor oxidoreductase family protein, translated as MKEEIIIAGFGGQGVLSMGKILAYSGVMQNQEVTWMPSYGPEMRGGTANVIVILSDKRISSPIVQEFDTAIILNQQSLDKFEKHVKPGGVLLYDPNGITRHPQRKDINIYKVEAAEEAARINSAQSFNMIVFGAYLKIKPVVLIENVVKGLKKSLPERHHNLIPQNEEAIKRGMAIIQSVHTV; from the coding sequence ATGAAAGAAGAAATAATTATTGCAGGGTTTGGTGGTCAGGGCGTTCTTTCGATGGGAAAGATTTTGGCCTACTCCGGGGTAATGCAAAACCAAGAGGTTACCTGGATGCCGTCATATGGTCCCGAAATGCGCGGTGGTACTGCCAATGTGATTGTGATTTTGAGCGATAAGCGAATCAGTTCTCCTATTGTACAGGAGTTCGATACTGCCATTATCCTTAATCAACAGTCGCTCGATAAGTTTGAGAAACACGTAAAACCAGGTGGGGTTCTTCTTTACGATCCCAACGGCATAACCCGTCACCCTCAGCGTAAGGATATCAATATCTACAAGGTAGAGGCTGCTGAAGAGGCTGCCCGTATCAACAGCGCACAATCCTTCAATATGATTGTGTTTGGTGCATATCTAAAGATTAAACCGGTAGTTTTGATTGAGAACGTGGTTAAGGGATTAAAGAAATCGCTTCCCGAACGTCACCATAACCTCATTCCTCAAAATGAGGAAGCCATTAAAAGGGGTATGGCCATTATTCAAAGCGTTCATACGGTATAG
- a CDS encoding sigma-54-dependent transcriptional regulator → MIRALVVDDDVTFCLMLKTFLMKKGFEVETAFSYSEGVRQLAKFNPEVILTDLRLPDKDGIDLLEKVMREKPQIPVILMTGYADIRTAVQAMKLGAFDYVAKPISPDEILATIGAALTAGGKSGSRAVRTIGVGEKVSYIEGKSPLALKTLEFVKLVAPTSMSVLILGESGTGKEFVARRIHNLSSRGNKPFIAIDCGALPKDLAASELFGHVKGSFTGAITDKQGQFEAANGGTLFLDEVGNLSYDVQMQLLRVIQERKVRRVGANAEVPVDIRILSATNEDLKQAVANGDFREDLYHRLNEFSIVVHSLRERKSDLVLFVSHFLSVANAELNRQVAGFSEEVMSVFMDYYWPGNLRELKNVVKRTVLLTHGDMVEIGTLPNEMIADSQCISLGDSNSPLKGAAAKSEQELILQTLERAKYNKTKTAQLLNIDRKTLYNKMRQYNIDL, encoded by the coding sequence ATGATTAGAGCGCTAGTTGTCGATGATGATGTTACATTTTGTTTAATGCTTAAAACCTTTTTGATGAAAAAGGGATTTGAGGTTGAAACTGCTTTTTCATATAGCGAGGGAGTTCGTCAGCTTGCCAAGTTTAATCCTGAGGTTATTCTAACCGATTTGCGGCTTCCCGACAAGGATGGAATTGATTTGCTGGAGAAGGTTATGCGTGAAAAACCGCAAATTCCAGTAATTCTTATGACTGGTTATGCTGATATACGAACTGCAGTTCAGGCGATGAAGCTGGGCGCATTCGATTATGTGGCTAAGCCTATAAGCCCCGATGAAATTCTTGCGACTATAGGCGCAGCTTTAACCGCTGGCGGTAAAAGTGGGAGCAGGGCTGTTCGAACGATTGGAGTAGGGGAAAAGGTTTCCTATATTGAGGGAAAGAGTCCTCTTGCCCTAAAAACTCTCGAGTTTGTTAAGCTGGTTGCACCTACCTCCATGTCGGTGCTTATTCTGGGCGAAAGTGGCACAGGGAAGGAGTTCGTCGCCAGAAGAATTCACAACCTTAGCAGTCGCGGGAATAAACCCTTTATAGCCATAGATTGTGGCGCGCTACCCAAAGACCTAGCGGCCAGCGAACTGTTTGGGCATGTGAAAGGCTCGTTTACTGGTGCTATTACTGATAAGCAGGGACAGTTTGAGGCTGCCAATGGCGGAACGCTCTTTCTTGATGAAGTGGGTAATCTCAGCTATGATGTTCAAATGCAACTCTTAAGAGTGATTCAGGAGCGAAAGGTAAGGCGGGTGGGAGCTAACGCCGAGGTGCCTGTCGATATCCGTATTCTCTCGGCCACCAATGAGGACCTAAAGCAGGCGGTAGCCAATGGTGATTTCAGGGAGGATCTTTACCACCGTTTAAATGAATTTTCCATAGTTGTGCACTCGTTGCGTGAGCGAAAATCGGATTTGGTTCTCTTTGTATCCCACTTTTTATCGGTGGCTAATGCTGAGTTGAATAGGCAGGTGGCAGGATTTTCGGAAGAGGTTATGTCCGTATTTATGGATTACTATTGGCCGGGAAACTTGCGGGAACTTAAGAACGTTGTTAAGCGCACGGTTCTGCTTACCCATGGCGATATGGTAGAAATAGGGACACTTCCCAATGAGATGATTGCCGATAGCCAGTGTATCTCACTAGGAGACTCAAATAGCCCATTAAAAGGAGCTGCAGCCAAGAGTGAGCAGGAGCTAATTTTGCAGACACTCGAAAGGGCTAAGTATAATAAAACCAAAACGGCTCAACTGCTGAATATCGACAGGAAGACTCTCTACAATAAGATGCGGCAGTATAATATTGATCTTTAG
- a CDS encoding ATP-binding protein, which translates to MVHKRETRSITAKVAAGFLVLFIIIGAAIFLLLSQSEKTKPLRQAAEVAGAKANLVNGMLSRLLEMDRLARAYYTSRNFELLDNYLQNFELLKREIETLKEGNDGNKQQRARIKRVDTLIGKKQVIHEKLFGLKRQLVVDTTTRDTILNMAEQLSDTIQTSRTILQVHTIERIPVRMPEAPKKDNLLKRMWNSITGTKPIEIQVPPLLVYYETKKDTSIIYSIVSDTTALLLKNQLIDYRQKELTISQEISEQEKHLQKTDQQIANEIRRLLFLIEHDQLKLSDERAQQSTDIQDRLYLFSIALGVVALLTILLFSLFIWRDLTRSEYYKKELETARLVAEEHLRVKEQFLATMSHEIRTPITSIIGFAEQLGKTNLDPQQINYQAIITQSSEHLLGLVNDILDFSKIEAGMLHLETVPFYPQQAVTDAWNLIHQKGIEKGLTMHCDLNFPENMRLSGDPLRLRQIVINLLGNAIKFTEHGKVTLKATTEQVGSKKIKLTIFVSDTGIGIPKEMQEAIFKEFTQSDLGVTRRFGGTGLGLAICKRLVEMQGGSLGVNSIPTKGSEFYVSLPFEPNTEEVQPQMLKTEIAPPSYHDVTILLVDDDSLTLLLTKSILEKYGAKVITAVNGKEALTTLKQHESVSLLISDINMPEMSGPELIAEIRKDETYKGIHALCTSATSASADIQQFLTAGFDAVLTKPFHEQDLIDKLAPLLGKTTQFVPSISIKENGANYSFLGIKQFTGDDEQAYKAILQSLIENLTQALEQIPSNAEKNEQKQLAELAHKLIPHFHHLGMVQGVTLLSKIELFRKESTKDLAYFQKQAEEFRVLINNAIGAIEKELG; encoded by the coding sequence ATGGTACATAAAAGAGAAACAAGGAGTATAACCGCTAAGGTTGCAGCAGGGTTCCTTGTCCTATTCATTATAATTGGAGCAGCCATTTTTCTCCTGCTTTCGCAATCCGAAAAAACAAAACCGCTGAGGCAAGCCGCAGAAGTTGCCGGTGCAAAGGCAAATCTGGTGAACGGAATGCTTTCGCGACTCTTGGAAATGGACAGGTTAGCAAGGGCTTACTATACCTCCAGGAATTTTGAACTGCTGGACAACTATCTCCAAAATTTCGAACTCCTCAAGCGCGAAATAGAAACATTGAAGGAGGGCAATGACGGTAATAAACAGCAGCGAGCCCGCATAAAACGAGTAGACACGCTTATCGGGAAAAAACAGGTAATCCACGAAAAACTCTTTGGATTAAAGAGGCAACTGGTTGTAGACACTACTACCCGCGATACCATCCTAAATATGGCCGAGCAACTCTCGGATACAATACAAACCTCCCGCACAATTCTTCAAGTTCACACCATCGAACGAATTCCAGTCCGTATGCCAGAAGCACCAAAAAAGGATAACCTTTTAAAACGGATGTGGAACTCAATAACCGGCACTAAACCAATTGAAATTCAAGTGCCACCGCTCCTAGTCTATTATGAAACAAAAAAAGATACCTCGATAATTTACTCCATAGTTAGCGACACAACTGCTCTTTTACTAAAGAACCAGTTAATTGATTATCGACAGAAAGAGTTAACCATATCTCAAGAAATATCGGAACAGGAGAAACATCTTCAAAAAACCGACCAGCAGATTGCCAATGAAATCCGTAGATTACTATTCCTAATCGAGCATGACCAGCTAAAACTATCGGACGAACGAGCGCAACAAAGCACGGATATACAAGATCGTCTTTACTTATTCTCCATAGCATTGGGAGTGGTTGCATTACTCACCATACTTCTATTCTCCCTTTTTATATGGAGGGATCTTACCCGAAGTGAATACTACAAAAAGGAGTTAGAAACAGCACGGTTGGTGGCAGAAGAACATTTGCGCGTAAAAGAACAATTCTTGGCGACCATGAGCCATGAAATAAGGACACCAATTACCTCCATAATTGGTTTTGCCGAACAACTTGGAAAAACAAACCTGGACCCACAGCAGATCAACTATCAAGCAATTATTACGCAATCGTCGGAACACCTTTTAGGGTTAGTGAACGACATCTTGGACTTCTCGAAGATTGAAGCGGGCATGCTGCATTTGGAAACGGTTCCGTTTTATCCTCAGCAAGCAGTTACAGATGCATGGAACCTTATACACCAGAAGGGAATCGAAAAAGGGCTAACAATGCATTGTGACCTAAATTTTCCAGAGAATATGCGGTTAAGTGGCGATCCACTTCGCCTTCGGCAAATTGTAATAAATCTGCTGGGCAATGCCATTAAATTCACCGAGCACGGAAAGGTAACCCTTAAGGCCACGACAGAACAAGTTGGATCGAAAAAAATTAAGTTAACCATTTTTGTGAGCGACACCGGAATTGGAATCCCAAAAGAGATGCAAGAAGCCATATTCAAAGAGTTTACACAATCCGATCTGGGAGTAACTCGAAGGTTTGGAGGAACAGGTTTAGGCTTAGCAATATGTAAACGCTTGGTTGAAATGCAGGGTGGCAGTTTAGGCGTGAATAGTATTCCAACTAAAGGATCGGAGTTTTATGTATCTCTCCCCTTCGAACCCAACACCGAGGAGGTTCAACCTCAAATGCTAAAAACAGAAATAGCGCCCCCATCCTACCACGATGTCACCATTCTACTGGTGGATGATGATTCTCTCACCCTATTGCTAACAAAAAGTATTCTAGAGAAATATGGAGCTAAGGTGATTACTGCCGTTAACGGAAAGGAAGCGCTAACAACTTTGAAGCAACACGAATCAGTTTCCCTTCTAATTTCGGATATAAACATGCCCGAGATGAGCGGTCCGGAATTGATAGCCGAAATCCGAAAAGACGAAACTTACAAAGGAATTCACGCCCTCTGCACCTCGGCTACTAGTGCCAGCGCCGATATTCAACAATTTCTTACAGCCGGATTCGACGCCGTGCTCACTAAACCATTTCACGAACAAGACCTGATAGATAAATTGGCACCATTGCTTGGAAAAACAACCCAATTTGTTCCAAGCATATCCATAAAGGAAAACGGGGCGAATTATTCCTTCCTCGGAATTAAACAATTCACCGGCGATGACGAACAAGCCTATAAAGCGATTCTTCAATCGTTAATAGAAAACCTTACTCAGGCACTGGAACAAATCCCATCCAATGCCGAAAAAAACGAGCAGAAACAACTTGCCGAATTGGCCCACAAGTTAATACCTCACTTCCATCACTTAGGTATGGTGCAAGGAGTTACGCTTTTGAGCAAAATAGAATTGTTCCGAAAAGAAAGCACTAAGGATTTAGCGTATTTTCAAAAGCAAGCAGAGGAATTCAGGGTGCTAATCAATAATGCAATTGGAGCAATTGAAAAAGAACTTGGCTAA
- a CDS encoding Cbp1 family collagen-binding glycoprotein adhesin has translation MKHLFLGLALIAALASCNQKEKEQIAQLEAEKTALLNETTTKDSTINTYFESLNQIEANLAEIKGREAVISKETAKGGELSKDARARVNEDIKVINDLMNQNKRTIARLKKAVKTSNIQIVELQKMLEKMNLQMSQKDSTISVMKEDLAKLNFSVQALNDTLSTIKMDNERMATDISSKTVQLNTAYFIIGTEKDLIAKKVIEKEGGFLGLGKSLKVVGNVQPDNFKQVDIRTLNSIPLKAKEISLISTHPSDSYEIVGSEKKVEEFIITNSTKFWEKSKYLVILIKE, from the coding sequence ATGAAACATTTATTTTTAGGCCTGGCTTTAATTGCTGCCCTTGCATCATGCAACCAAAAAGAAAAAGAACAAATTGCTCAACTCGAAGCTGAGAAAACAGCGCTACTGAACGAGACCACCACCAAAGATTCCACCATAAATACCTACTTTGAATCACTGAACCAAATTGAAGCCAACTTGGCGGAGATAAAGGGGAGAGAAGCAGTTATTTCAAAGGAAACAGCTAAGGGTGGCGAGTTAAGCAAAGACGCTAGAGCACGCGTAAATGAGGATATTAAGGTGATTAACGACTTAATGAATCAGAACAAGCGGACTATCGCAAGGCTTAAGAAAGCAGTCAAGACATCGAATATTCAAATTGTTGAATTGCAAAAGATGCTTGAGAAGATGAACCTACAGATGTCGCAAAAGGATTCGACTATCTCTGTAATGAAGGAAGACTTGGCAAAGTTAAACTTCTCCGTTCAAGCCTTAAACGACACACTATCCACCATTAAAATGGATAATGAAAGAATGGCTACAGATATCAGCTCCAAAACAGTCCAACTAAACACAGCCTATTTCATTATTGGAACAGAGAAAGACCTCATTGCTAAAAAAGTAATAGAAAAAGAAGGAGGCTTCCTTGGCTTAGGAAAATCGCTTAAGGTTGTTGGAAACGTACAACCAGATAACTTCAAACAGGTAGATATCCGCACCCTTAATTCAATCCCACTAAAGGCAAAGGAGATCTCACTGATCAGCACACACCCATCCGACTCTTACGAAATCGTTGGAAGTGAGAAGAAAGTAGAGGAATTTATTATTACAAACTCCACTAAGTTCTGGGAGAAATCGAAATACTTAGTAATACTCATAAAAGAATAG
- a CDS encoding tetratricopeptide repeat protein, translating to MNQKPSISVAKVLIDGFHLSEAKICLEQLLSENNKDDQALYLMGNIARREGHFAKAINYYNAALEANPGNKAAESGIEMLNEILAYRNTDLINP from the coding sequence ATGAACCAGAAACCATCAATTTCCGTAGCAAAGGTATTAATAGACGGCTTTCATCTTTCTGAGGCAAAGATATGCTTAGAACAGCTACTTAGCGAGAACAACAAGGATGATCAGGCGCTATACCTGATGGGGAATATAGCCCGTAGAGAAGGGCACTTTGCAAAAGCAATCAACTATTACAATGCTGCTCTTGAAGCAAATCCTGGGAACAAAGCAGCCGAATCGGGAATTGAAATGCTCAACGAGATTTTGGCATACCGAAATACAGACCTTATCAACCCTTAG
- the nadD gene encoding nicotinate (nicotinamide) nucleotide adenylyltransferase: MKTVGLYFGSFNPIHIGHIAIGNYFAEFADLSEVWFVPSPQNPLKEQTGLAKVEHRVAMVRLAVENSHPSFKICTEELTLPTPSYTYQTLLHLNNIYPEIRFKLIMGEDSLNDFHKWRNFQDIPALADLLVYPRNTNEQEKRTFTFPFQIVKAPAIDISSSVIRQWLLNHHDIRMFMPKGVYEYIQTNKLYNQ; encoded by the coding sequence ATGAAAACAGTAGGACTTTACTTTGGCTCATTCAATCCAATTCATATTGGCCATATTGCAATAGGAAACTACTTTGCTGAATTTGCGGATCTGTCGGAAGTATGGTTTGTCCCAAGCCCCCAAAATCCGCTTAAAGAACAAACTGGGCTGGCAAAGGTTGAACATAGAGTTGCCATGGTACGTTTGGCCGTTGAGAATTCTCACCCAAGTTTCAAGATTTGCACGGAGGAGCTTACCCTGCCAACACCTTCCTACACCTACCAAACGCTCCTACATCTAAACAATATCTACCCAGAAATTCGGTTCAAACTCATAATGGGTGAGGATAGTTTGAATGACTTCCATAAGTGGAGAAACTTTCAAGACATCCCTGCGCTGGCAGATCTGTTGGTTTACCCCAGAAATACCAATGAACAGGAAAAAAGAACATTTACATTCCCATTTCAAATAGTTAAGGCACCGGCAATTGATATTTCATCATCTGTAATTAGGCAATGGCTTTTAAACCATCACGACATTCGGATGTTTATGCCTAAAGGTGTTTATGAATACATCCAGACAAACAAACTATACAATCAATGA
- the gmk gene encoding guanylate kinase — MDGKLVIFSAPSGAGKTTIVKKMLELFPTLKFSISACSRSVRSGESDGVDYFFLSPDTFRAKIKQNEFVEWEEVYPGSYYGTLKSEVERIWDAGHHVVFDVDVKGGLKLKSIFGEKALAIFVMPPSIEELEKRLALRSTESDETLKMRIAKAEDEISHAPQFDQIVINDELHHAVDKAKGLVETFLQKG; from the coding sequence ATGGACGGTAAACTAGTTATCTTCTCCGCCCCTTCGGGTGCCGGCAAAACTACCATTGTAAAAAAAATGTTGGAACTATTTCCAACCTTAAAATTCTCCATATCAGCTTGCAGCAGATCCGTGCGCAGCGGTGAGTCCGATGGAGTAGATTACTTCTTTCTATCACCCGATACTTTTCGTGCAAAAATTAAGCAAAACGAATTTGTTGAGTGGGAGGAGGTCTATCCAGGTAGTTACTATGGCACACTTAAATCGGAGGTTGAACGCATTTGGGATGCCGGGCACCACGTTGTCTTCGACGTGGATGTAAAAGGTGGACTAAAGCTTAAATCCATCTTTGGTGAAAAAGCACTAGCCATTTTCGTCATGCCCCCTTCAATTGAAGAGTTGGAGAAAAGGCTGGCCTTAAGGTCAACCGAGAGCGATGAAACGCTCAAGATGAGGATTGCTAAGGCTGAGGATGAAATTAGTCACGCACCGCAATTCGACCAAATTGTTATAAATGATGAACTGCATCATGCTGTTGACAAGGCAAAAGGATTAGTGGAAACCTTTCTTCAAAAGGGATAA
- a CDS encoding YicC/YloC family endoribonuclease: MIKSMTGFGKKDAEFSGKKVTVEIKSLNSKQLDLNLKISGVYREKEFELRSLATKEIGRGKVDFSIYMDYSHDDREPIINREIFAAYHRQMINLAKENGIKIKNEPIFQTILKLPDVLKAEKLELIDPEWKVVYEAVLEAINQFNAFRIQEGEALKKDLTARVEAIAQKLEAIEPYEKERIETVRNRLKDAFSELQSQPDPDRFQQELIFYIEKLDVNEEKVRLRNHLKYFISTMNDEDNVGRKLGFIGQEMGREINTLGSKANHAAIQKLVVEMKDELEKIKEQVLNIL, from the coding sequence ATGATAAAATCGATGACAGGCTTTGGGAAAAAAGACGCTGAATTTTCCGGAAAAAAAGTCACTGTAGAAATCAAATCACTCAACAGCAAGCAGCTAGACCTGAATTTGAAAATTTCCGGTGTTTACCGTGAAAAAGAGTTCGAGTTGCGCTCCTTAGCAACCAAGGAAATTGGTCGCGGGAAAGTTGACTTTTCCATTTATATGGATTACTCGCACGATGACAGAGAACCAATTATAAACAGAGAAATCTTTGCTGCCTACCACAGGCAAATGATTAATTTGGCCAAAGAGAATGGAATTAAAATTAAGAATGAGCCAATATTCCAAACAATACTTAAACTTCCCGATGTTCTTAAGGCTGAGAAACTAGAACTTATTGACCCCGAGTGGAAAGTTGTATACGAGGCTGTTTTGGAGGCAATTAATCAGTTCAATGCCTTTAGGATTCAAGAGGGTGAAGCCTTAAAAAAAGATCTTACGGCACGAGTTGAAGCCATTGCGCAAAAACTCGAGGCAATTGAACCTTACGAAAAAGAGCGCATCGAAACCGTTCGAAATCGACTAAAAGATGCTTTTTCGGAACTACAATCACAACCCGATCCCGACCGCTTCCAGCAAGAACTTATTTTCTATATCGAGAAACTGGATGTAAATGAAGAAAAGGTAAGACTGCGTAACCACCTCAAATACTTCATTAGCACAATGAACGATGAGGACAACGTGGGCCGAAAACTTGGGTTTATTGGGCAAGAAATGGGCCGGGAAATAAACACATTGGGATCGAAGGCAAATCATGCTGCCATCCAAAAGTTAGTTGTGGAGATGAAGGACGAGTTAGAAAAAATCAAAGAGCAAGTTCTCAACATATTATAA